A section of the Apium graveolens cultivar Ventura unplaced genomic scaffold, ASM990537v1 ctg1005, whole genome shotgun sequence genome encodes:
- the LOC141699667 gene encoding uncharacterized protein LOC141699667: MVTEAAMMMKFFDTPDEPQGRGSRLGKFASYDTRVWNTFFGVPGAQNDINVLGQSPVFDKVIAGNSPTLIFHVNGKRYNNAYYLADGIYPRYSTFKHEAYRKDVERCFDILQSRWAILRHGARMHKRSTLKSITMTCIILHNMIGEDEFVEEEFVEPVEEDLRNPLASQVYDGPVDSNGVRIPFALVERNGRNQQAFWDRIENLESAYIHTMLQNDLVEHNWAMEANH; this comes from the exons ATGGTGACTGAAGCGGCAATGATGATGAAGTTCTTCGATACTCCAGATGAACCACAAGGACGGGGCTCACGTCTTGGAAAAT TCGCTTCTTACGACACTCGGGTTTGGAACACTTTTTTCGGTGTTCCTGGAGCTCAAAATGATATTAACGTTCTAGGCCAGTCTCCTGTGTTTGATAAAGTCATCGCAGGAAATAGCCCAACATTGATATTTCACGTCAATGGAAAAAGATACAACAATGCTTATTACCTTGCTGATGGAATTTATCCTAGGTATTCAACATTT AAACATGAGGCCTATCGCAAAGATGTAGAGAGGTGTTTTGATATATTACAATCTCGATGGGCTATTCTTCGTCATGGTGCTCGGATGCATAAGCGTTCCACACTTAAAAGCATCACGATGACTTGCATCATCTTGCATAACATGATAGGCGAGGATGAATTTGTGGAAGAAGAATTTGTAGAGCCAGTAGAAGAAGATCTAAGAAATCCATTAGCATCACAGGTTTATGATGGGCCAGTAGATAGTAATGGAGTTCGAATTCCTTTTGCACTAGTAGAAAGAAATGGAAGAAATCAACAAGCATTTTGGGATCGTATTGAGAACTTGGAATCAGCTTATATTCATACAATGCTTCAAAATGATTTGGTGGAGCACAACTGGGCAATGGAAGCCAATCATTAA